Below is a window of Hydrogenobacter sp. DNA.
TTTTCCCTCAAGGTGGAAAAGTCCTGCCTGCACTTTAACTACTCCTGCAGCTGTCCTGATGCGGGATACAGGCCTGAAAGACCCTGTAAACACACTCTGGCACTTGTCCTGAAAGCTCATGAAAAGCTTTTCGGATGCACCAAGCGCCTGACCTGACTGTATCTCCTGAGGGGCTTTTTTGCCCCTCCTTAGTGCTTTGCAAAATCATTGTCTATCAGGGTTTTTCTTCTTGCCGAAACATTGCCGAAAACTGATGTCAGTTAATATCCTATCATGTCCACTGATGTCTTATATGTTAAATTCACAAATTAAGTACTGATGCGGATTTGGTTGATATTTAAAGTGGAGCGGAGGGGACTTGAACCCCCGACCTCCTACACGCCAAGCAGGCGCTCTCCCAACTGAGCTACCGCCCCTAAGAGGAGATATATTTTAATTCATAAGTCTCCTTCTGTCTACGCTTTTCTTTTCAATATACGCCCTTAGCTTTAAACCTTCTCTCCTCTTTATGCGTTCTTTTTTCATCATCTGAACGCATTCCTCTTTAAGCACTCTCACAAAACTCACTAAGCTCATAAGTATATATTATAGCCGTTCCATCCTTTTAGCGTAAAGTGGTTGACTCTTCTTTACATAAAGTTACAAACTCACGGTCTACTGCATTCAGTACCATTCCTGTTTTCCGTACATAAGCAAAAAAGGCACTGTAAGAGCATGCGTCTTTATTTTTTGGATCTGGACAGTATCTTGAAGCTCGGATCATGTCCTCCAATTGTCTCTGTGTAAGTTCTCCTTTGAGGACAAAGGGTGTTATGAGTATCCTATCCCTAAAGTCAGAGCAACCTTTTAGAGGTATTTTCTTAGAATCTATCGTACCCGTAAGATTTAGCCCATACTTCAAGTCCTTATAATCAATGCTCCTTATTAAGCTTACCTGAAGGGGATCCATAAAACCTACATGCGACACAAGTACCAAAAGCGTATACCTTTTTTGCTCCAGCAGACTTCCAGATTTTACAAAAAGGTTGTAGCGTACATTATCTGGAGTATTAATACTGTAAATCAGGCATACTCCTTCCTTATCCACTTTCACACACCTTGCTTTTGGGAAACGTATTTCCGTTTTTACCGAAGGATTTGCCCATACGGTTGCAAACACTGAAAAAAGGATCAAAAGCGCTTTCAATTTCACATCAGTCTCCTTTATATATGGACCTTATATACGTTATGAGTTTCCATATGTCATCATCGGATAAACTTGAAAATGGAGGCATATCACCCACTACGTTCTCTCTTCCTATACGTACAAGCCCGTACTTCTTTCTAAGTTCTACACTTCCGAGCTTTATAAGGTTAAAAAGTACCGCATCGGACTTCCCATAAACCCATACCTTATTTATCACCGGGGGACACATACCACCTCCGCCGGTTCCTCCGTGACAGCCATTGCATCCGTTTGCAAACCAGAGCTTCCTACCTTCTTGTGCAGCTTTCTGATCGCCCTCGTAAGGATTCTTCATGGGTGGTAGCTTGGACTCGTTAGCTCTGTATGGGTTTTCATCCTCCGCAGATGAAGCAGGTGAGGATGTAAGGTAAGCGAGGAAAAGGCAGGAAAGTAAAAGCAGAGCTTTTAGACCCCTTTTTGCCATGACACGCCTCCTATAAAAAGAAATAATTACTTATTCTAACACTCTCTTTCTTCATTGTCAAGAAAGCCAATTTGGTACCAACCACTTATCCAAGTTCAACCTTCCAGCGTCATTATACACTACAAAACGCTTTCTGCTTAAAAAACCTATAAGTGTCATACCGAACTCTTTAGCGAGCTTTATCGCTAAAGTGGAGGGTGCGCCTATAGAAGCAAACATTGATGCGCCTGCCATAAGAGCTTTTTGTACAAGCTCGTAACTCGCTCTACCGCTCACAACAAGACAGATTTTTCTAAGGGGTATTTTGTTATTACGTAACA
It encodes the following:
- a CDS encoding c-type cytochrome, producing MAKRGLKALLLLSCLFLAYLTSSPASSAEDENPYRANESKLPPMKNPYEGDQKAAQEGRKLWFANGCNGCHGGTGGGGMCPPVINKVWVYGKSDAVLFNLIKLGSVELRKKYGLVRIGRENVVGDMPPFSSLSDDDIWKLITYIRSIYKGD